A stretch of DNA from Streptomyces sp. NBC_01197:
CGCCCGGCGCGGTGGCCCAGGTGATGGCCGCCCTGATCGAGAACTCGCTGATGCACGGCGGCGGCACCGTCGCGGTGCGTACACGGGTCACCGGCACCCAGACGGTCGTCGAGGTGACCGACGAGGGGCCCGGTGTGCCGTCCGACCTCGGGGCGCGGATCTTCGAGCGGACCATCAGTGGCCGCAACTCCACCGGTATCGGCCTCGCCGTGGCCCGTGACCTGGCGGAGGCGGACGGCGGACGGCTCGAAATGCTCCAGCAGTACCCGCCGGTCTTCGCGCTCTTCCTGAGCCGGGTGTCGAAGAACCCGCCGCAGCAGAACAGCGCCCCCGACCCGCAGCCGACGATCCGGTGACCGGGGCTGCCGGCAGGCCCTACTCCGGGCCGGCCTCCACCAGGGCCCCGGCAGCCGGGGCCGGCGCGGCCAGCGCCCGGAACACCCAGGTGCGGTAGGACCAGAAGCGGAAGAGCGTCGCGACGGCGATACCGAGGAACTTGAAGAAGTTGCTCTGCAGCGGGGAGTTCCAGTCGGCGCCGTAGGTCGCCGCGTAGAGGATCCCGTTCTCGATGACCGCCCCGACCAGGCTGAACAGCAGGAAAAGACCCATCTCCCGGGCGCGGCCGCTCTTCTCGCGGTCCCGGTAGGCGAAGTACCGCAGGCCCACGTAGTTGAAGACGACCGCGATGACGGTCGCCAGCACACTGGCCCGTACCACCTGCAGTGAGGTCGTGTGGCGGAGCAGGTTGAACGCCGCCATGTTGACCAGCAGGCCGAGGGCGCCCACCGCGCCGAACTTGGCGACCTCGCGCCAGAGCCGCTGCACCCGCGTCCGCATCCCGCCGGAATCGCTCATGGTGGTGGAAAGCCCCGTTCGGTCGATGGAGTCAGCGTTCGGTCGAGTGTGTCGTCGGGTGGGTCAACGCGACCATGCTAGCCAGTGGTCCGTTCGGGTGCCCGCCCAAGGCTGTGACGTGCTGGCATGCGGGCCAGGGGCCTGCGGATACCCTGGGGTACGTGACGTTCCCCGTAGTCGGCATGGTCGGTGGCGGACAGCTCGCCCGGATGACCCACGAGGCGGGTATTCCCCTCGGCCTTAAATTCAAGCTGCTCAGTGACACCCCGCAGGACTCGGCGGCCCAGGTGGTCAGCGAAGTCGTCGTCGGCGACTACCGCGACCTGGAGACGCTGCGCGCCTTCGCGCGCGGCTGCGACGTGATCACCTTCGACCACGAGCATGTGCCCACCGAGCACCTGCGCGCCCTGGAGGCGGACGGCATCCCCGTCCGGCCAGGCCCGGACGCGCTGGTGCACGCCCAGGACAAGGGGGTGATGCGCGAGCGGCTCACCGCGATCGGGGCCCCCTGCCCCCGCCACCGCATCGTCTCCGACCCGGCCGACGCGGTCGCCTTCGCGGACGAGGCGGGCGGCTTCCCGGTCATCCTCAAGACGGTCCGGGGCGGCTATGACGGCAAGGGCGTCTGGTTCGTACGCTCCCTCGCGGACGCCGAAGCCCCCTTCAAGGCGGGCGTCCCGGTGCTGGCCGAGGAGAAGGTCGACTTCGTACGGGAGCTGGCGGCGAACGTCGTACGCTCCCCGCACGGCCAGGCCGTGGCCTACCCGGTGGTCGAGTCCCAGCAGGTCGACGGGGTCTGCGACACCGTGATCGCCCCCGCGCCCGGCATCAGCGAGGAGCTGGCGGGCGAGGCCCAGCAGCTCGCCCTGCGGATCGCCGCCGAGCTGGACGTGACCGGCCACCTCGCGGTCGAACTCTTCGAGGTCCGCGGACCCGACGGCACGCCGGGCATCCTCGTCAACGAGCTGGCGATGCGCCCGCACAACTCCGGCCACTGGACCCAGGACGGCGCGATCACCTCGCAGTTCGCCAACCATGTGCGCGCGGTCCTGGACCTGCCGCTCGGCGATCCGCGCCCGCGCGCCCGCTGGACGGTCATGTGCAACGTCCTGGGCGGCGACTTCCCGGACATGTACCAGGCCTATCTGCACTGCATGGCCCGCGACCCCCAACTCAAGATCCACATGTACGGCAAGGACGTGAAGCCGGGGCGCAAGGTCGGCCACGTCAACACCTACGGCGACGACCTCGACGACGTGCTGGAACGCGCCCGTCATGCCGCCGGATACCTGCGAGGGACGATCACCGAATGACCTCTCCGTCAGCTCCCGCGGCCTCTGCCGCTCCCGTGGTCGGCATCGTGATGGGCTCGGACTCCGACTGGCCCGTCATGGAGGCAGCGGCCAAGGCCCTGGACGAGTTCGGGGTGGCGTACGAGGTGGACGTCGTCTCCGCCCACCGGATGCCGCGCGAGATGATCGCGTACGGCGAGCACGCCGACGGACGGGGGCTCCGGGCGATCATCGCGGGCGCCGGGGGAGCGGCCCATCTGCCGGGGATGCTGGCCTCGGTCAGCCCGCTGCCGGTCATCGGCGTTCCGGTGCCGCTGAAGTACCTGGACGGCATGGACTCCCTGTTGTCCATCGTGCAGATGCCGGCCGGCGTCCCCGTGGCGACCGTCTCGGTGGGCGGCGCGCGCAACGCG
This window harbors:
- a CDS encoding GtrA family protein; its protein translation is MSDSGGMRTRVQRLWREVAKFGAVGALGLLVNMAAFNLLRHTTSLQVVRASVLATVIAVVFNYVGLRYFAYRDREKSGRAREMGLFLLFSLVGAVIENGILYAATYGADWNSPLQSNFFKFLGIAVATLFRFWSYRTWVFRALAAPAPAAGALVEAGPE
- the purE gene encoding 5-(carboxyamino)imidazole ribonucleotide mutase is translated as MTSPSAPAASAAPVVGIVMGSDSDWPVMEAAAKALDEFGVAYEVDVVSAHRMPREMIAYGEHADGRGLRAIIAGAGGAAHLPGMLASVSPLPVIGVPVPLKYLDGMDSLLSIVQMPAGVPVATVSVGGARNAGLLAVRILAASDPQLQDKMREFQQKLNDEATEKGTRLRARAAGAETFGFGK
- a CDS encoding 5-(carboxyamino)imidazole ribonucleotide synthase, producing the protein MTFPVVGMVGGGQLARMTHEAGIPLGLKFKLLSDTPQDSAAQVVSEVVVGDYRDLETLRAFARGCDVITFDHEHVPTEHLRALEADGIPVRPGPDALVHAQDKGVMRERLTAIGAPCPRHRIVSDPADAVAFADEAGGFPVILKTVRGGYDGKGVWFVRSLADAEAPFKAGVPVLAEEKVDFVRELAANVVRSPHGQAVAYPVVESQQVDGVCDTVIAPAPGISEELAGEAQQLALRIAAELDVTGHLAVELFEVRGPDGTPGILVNELAMRPHNSGHWTQDGAITSQFANHVRAVLDLPLGDPRPRARWTVMCNVLGGDFPDMYQAYLHCMARDPQLKIHMYGKDVKPGRKVGHVNTYGDDLDDVLERARHAAGYLRGTITE